The window GTCATttgcaagagaggaagaaacaaatggaagTATTTTATAATACTTATTTAGGCATAAGGGAATAAATATTTAGGCTTTCATCTCTAACTGAACATTTTTCTTGATCACTGGTTAGTACCCTTGATAAGCTCACACCATTATTTCTGAATCTGCCCATTTCAAGAACAGTGTCATTTTCATCATCCTTTGTCTTCTATTTACTTATCCTTGTGTTTATTATACCTGATTAATGCAGGTATTGTATTTATAATATGCCAAAAATTTgagtgttctttttattttaagtttattttgagagaaaggaatgttgggggggaggcaggggaagggcagagagaaagaatcccaagcaggctctccactgccAGTGTGCacaactcacaactgtgagatcaccacctgagccaaaatcaagagtctgacacctaactgactaagccacccaggtgccccatgagtgtTCTTTTCTTATgccaatttttccacattttaacaGTATGGCAGGATTTGGTTTATGTCATATGAATTTTCCCTACCAAGAGGTAATTTATTTTGGCCTTTCTGTAGACCACAATAGTGAGGCATACAATCACTCAATAGGTTGTTTGTATATACGTTCAATCCATAACATTTATGTGAAGACTTACAGTGTTGTTAATTGTATTCTTTTCTAGAAGAAGATGGGAAAGCTGAAGATGTTTTAGTGAAGTTCAAAGAATACCAAGACAGGCATTCTAGATCAGTCATATTCAACCACAAAAGACTAATTAAGGAAAGAAGTAATATTTTTGGGAAAACACTTACTATAGGCAAGAACCGTATTATTTCAAAAACAGCACTATGTGAATATAAGCCTgatggaaaggtttttaaaaatatttcagaattagTCAGTAGAAATATAAGCCCTGGAAGAGAGAAGTTTGGTGAGAGTAATGGATGGGAGAAATCACTCCTCAATTCTAAGAATGAGAAAATTTATACTACAGTGAATCTctataaacaaacagaaaggagTGTGAGTGGTAAACAAGAGCTTATTCAACATCAGAAGGATCAAACTCCAGAGCAATCATTAGATCATAATGAATGTGAAAAATCCTTCCTTATGAAAGGAATGTTATTTACACATACTAGGgctcacagaggagaaaaatccCTTGAATACAATAAAGATGGAATAGCCCTAATTGAAAAGTCAAATCTCAGTGTCCATTCACAAACTCTTATTGAGAAGAAACCCCATACATACAGCAAATATGGGAAGTTCCTCTGCAGGAAGTCCATTTTTATCATGCATCAGAGATCTCAAACAGAAGAGAAACCCTTTCAGTGTCCTTACTGTGGGAACAGCTTTAGAAGGAAGTCATATCTCATTGAACATCAACGAATTCACACAGGTGAGAAACCTTATGTTTGCAAtcaatgtggaaaagccttccgTCAAAAAACAGCCCTCACTCTTCATGAGAAAACACATATAGAGGGGAAACCCTATATCTGTATGGATTGTGGGAAGTCCTTCCGCCAGAAGGCAACTCTCACTAGACATCACAAAACACATACAGGGGAGAAAGCCTATGAATGTACTCAGTGTGGAAGTGCTTTTAGAAAGAAGTCATACCTCATTGAtcatcagagaactcacacaggagagaaaccatatcaatgtaatgaatgtgggaaggcATTTATCCAGAAGACAACCCTCACTgtacatcagagaactcacacaggagagaaaccctatatTTGCAATGAATGTGGGAAGTCCTTCTGCCAAAAGACAACCCTCACTCTCcatcaaagaattcatacagGGGAAAAACCCTACAtttgtaatgaatgtgggaagtcCTTCCGCCAGAAGGCAATCCTCACTGTTCATCAGAGGATACATACAGGAGAGAAATCCAATGGATGTCCtcagtgtgggaaagcctttagtaGGAAATCAAACCTCATTCGCCACCAGAAaactcacacaggagagaaaccatatgaatgtaaagaatgtgggaagTTCTTCAGTTGTAAGTCAAACCTCATTGTACATCAGAAAACTCACAAAGTAGAAACCATGGGAATTCAGTAAAGGATACGACTTTTTTGTCAAACCTTAAAGTAAtagtaaactttaaataaaatagtacatgGTGTTGCTTGCAAGTATATTGGTATATAACAGTTTAAGGTACTGTACCACATATTTGCCTATTGTTTGTGAGCctataaaacacaaaaagaatgaCTAATGACAAAAGTCATTGAAAATACAAccctaaattttttattattagattcaCCAGGCATAAACTTCCTCTGTCAAGtttctacaaacatttaaaattgctt is drawn from Felis catus isolate Fca126 chromosome E2, F.catus_Fca126_mat1.0, whole genome shotgun sequence and contains these coding sequences:
- the ZNF382 gene encoding zinc finger protein 382 isoform X2, which codes for MPQEEWQQLDPAQKTLYRDVMLENYCHLISVGFHMTKPDMIRKLEQGEELWTTERIFPSQSYLEEDGKAEDVLVKFKEYQDRHSRSVIFNHKRLIKERSNIFGKTLTIGKNRIISKTALCEYKPDGKVFKNISELVSRNISPGREKFGESNGWEKSLLNSKNEKIYTTVNLYKQTERSVSGKQELIQHQKDQTPEQSLDHNECEKSFLMKGMLFTHTRAHRGEKSLEYNKDGIALIEKSNLSVHSQTLIEKKPHTYSKYGKFLCRKSIFIMHQRSQTEEKPFQCPYCGNSFRRKSYLIEHQRIHTGEKPYVCNQCGKAFRQKTALTLHEKTHIEGKPYICMDCGKSFRQKATLTRHHKTHTGEKAYECTQCGSAFRKKSYLIDHQRTHTGEKPYQCNECGKAFIQKTTLTVHQRTHTGEKPYICNECGKSFCQKTTLTLHQRIHTGEKPYICNECGKSFRQKAILTVHQRIHTGEKSNGCPQCGKAFSRKSNLIRHQKTHTGEKPYECKECGKFFSCKSNLIVHQKTHKVETMGIQ
- the ZNF382 gene encoding zinc finger protein 382 isoform X3; the encoded protein is MLENYCHLISVGFHMTKPDMIRKLEQGEELWTTERIFPSQSYLEEDGKAEDVLVKFKEYQDRHSRSVIFNHKRLIKERSNIFGKTLTIGKNRIISKTALCEYKPDGKVFKNISELVSRNISPGREKFGESNGWEKSLLNSKNEKIYTTVNLYKQTERSVSGKQELIQHQKDQTPEQSLDHNECEKSFLMKGMLFTHTRAHRGEKSLEYNKDGIALIEKSNLSVHSQTLIEKKPHTYSKYGKFLCRKSIFIMHQRSQTEEKPFQCPYCGNSFRRKSYLIEHQRIHTGEKPYVCNQCGKAFRQKTALTLHEKTHIEGKPYICMDCGKSFRQKATLTRHHKTHTGEKAYECTQCGSAFRKKSYLIDHQRTHTGEKPYQCNECGKAFIQKTTLTVHQRTHTGEKPYICNECGKSFCQKTTLTLHQRIHTGEKPYICNECGKSFRQKAILTVHQRIHTGEKSNGCPQCGKAFSRKSNLIRHQKTHTGEKPYECKECGKFFSCKSNLIVHQKTHKVETMGIQ
- the ZNF382 gene encoding zinc finger protein 382 isoform X1: MPQGSVSFKDVTVDFTQEEWQQLDPAQKTLYRDVMLENYCHLISVGFHMTKPDMIRKLEQGEELWTTERIFPSQSYLEEDGKAEDVLVKFKEYQDRHSRSVIFNHKRLIKERSNIFGKTLTIGKNRIISKTALCEYKPDGKVFKNISELVSRNISPGREKFGESNGWEKSLLNSKNEKIYTTVNLYKQTERSVSGKQELIQHQKDQTPEQSLDHNECEKSFLMKGMLFTHTRAHRGEKSLEYNKDGIALIEKSNLSVHSQTLIEKKPHTYSKYGKFLCRKSIFIMHQRSQTEEKPFQCPYCGNSFRRKSYLIEHQRIHTGEKPYVCNQCGKAFRQKTALTLHEKTHIEGKPYICMDCGKSFRQKATLTRHHKTHTGEKAYECTQCGSAFRKKSYLIDHQRTHTGEKPYQCNECGKAFIQKTTLTVHQRTHTGEKPYICNECGKSFCQKTTLTLHQRIHTGEKPYICNECGKSFRQKAILTVHQRIHTGEKSNGCPQCGKAFSRKSNLIRHQKTHTGEKPYECKECGKFFSCKSNLIVHQKTHKVETMGIQ